One window from the genome of Ananas comosus cultivar F153 linkage group 13, ASM154086v1, whole genome shotgun sequence encodes:
- the LOC109719341 gene encoding uncharacterized protein LOC109719341, whose translation MECNKEEAIRAKDLAEKKMQERDFIGAKKVVLKAQRLYPELENLSQMLTVCEVHCSAVIRHNGEIDWYGILQVEATADDSSIKKQYRKLALLLHPDKNKFAGAEAAFKLIGEAHMTLSDKGKRSLYDMKRGITIRTAPPWQSSQHAKRATSVRNNANNMNFNGLNQQQQQQQQQNSAFAAAQTFWTICPLCGMRYQYYRSILNKALRCQNCMKPFIAYDLNAQAVPSQNSSGVSRQHFAGQQINNVKNQQGQFGNSTSSRGFQGNMSDGSKNRGGDRKADAEGVTGDEVKFEKVNLTKTNKRGRETKPSTVSSSRASMMNMNQRRGRKIDVESSDSDSSSDSVDSIIDLDSPSVQNASQFPRRSTRQKQNVTYKENISDDDDDDDEDDEGNDDDDVFMNPPGNKKSKKNSDTNGFDVGIRRTNPTNGKVGEKQKETIPEKSSNGVGEVNEDTGAESKSGETTDPNSLSYPDPEFFDFDKYRDRSLFEVDQIWALYDDLDGMPRFYARIRHIYENQDFKLRFTWLEHDPLNAAEMAWSRGLLPVACGNFRLGKTEVSQDPLMFSHIIYWEKGKKRNTYDIYPKKGEVWAVYKGWDIEWSSVPDNHRTYEYEIVEVLSDFMVGSGINVIPLVKVKGFVSLFMQAKDKAPYYILSSEILRFSHRVPSHRMSGAERDGVPQGSFELDPASLPINMENVFPSVPLECGMRKTGKMDGELNGISPEGSTDDARVGPAAANETERVSKKECDNSQSASTSHYPDGYRMPEFCNFDEGKMISSFQPGQIWALYSEIDKFPKYFGCIHKVNSQDCLVELKWLEICPQREEEKRWSREGLPIGCGTFKVTNECQTFVSTDAFSHLVNARLHGRKNQYEIFPSVGEIWALYKNWRPSWTLFDFENCEFDVVEICECTGAGTKVSLLTRVDGYRTVFMPDKKSRVVEVPEDEYLRFSHRIRAFQLMDQRGGMLRGYWELDPASLPEAMFKNPR comes from the coding sequence ATGGAGTGCAACAAGGAAGAAGCTATCAGAGCGAAGGACCTTGCCGAAAAAAAGATGCAAGAAAGAGATTTTATTGGCGCAAAAAAGGTAGTTCTCAAGGCTCAACGGCTCTACCCAGAACTCGAGAACCTTTCTCAGATGCTGACTGTTTGCGAAGTGCACTGTTCCGCAGTCATTAGGCATAATGGGGAGATCGACTGGTATGGAATCCTTCAAGTAGAGGCAACAGCTGATGACTCGTCGATCAAGAAGCAATATCGCAAGCTTGCCCTTCTACTTCATCCTGATAAGAACAAGTTTGCAGGCGCAGAAGCTGCTTTCAAACTTATCGGAGAAGCTCATATGACACTTTCTGACAAAGGGAAACGTTCCCTTTATGATATGAAAAGAGGCATTACTATTAGAACTGCTCCACCTTGGCAAAGTTCTCAGCATGCGAAGAGAGCTACTTCTGTTAGAAACAATGCTAACAACATGAACTTTAATGGCTtaaatcagcagcagcagcagcagcagcagcaaaattCGGCTTTTGCTGCGGCACAAACATTTTGGACAATTTGCCCTCTATGCGGCATGAGGTATCAGTACTATCGCAGTATTTTAAACAAGGCTCTGCGTTGCCAAAATTGCATGAAGCCTTTTATTGCATATGATTTAAATGCACAAGCTGTACCTTCTCAGAATAGTTCTGGAGTTTCCAGGCAGCACTTTGCAGGTCagcaaattaataatgttaaaaaTCAGCAGGGACAATTCGGAAATTCGACTTCAAGTAGGGGGTTTCAAGGAAACATGTCAGATGGTTCAAAAAATAGGGGAGGAGATCGGAAAGCTGATGCCGAAGGTGTGACTGGTGATGAGGTGAAGTTTGAGAAAGTGAATCTCACGAAAACAAACAAGAGAGGGAGGGAAACTAAACCTTCAACAGTAAGTTCTTCTAGAGCTTCAATGATGAATATGAACCAGAGGAGAGGCAGAAAAATAGATGTAGAATCTAGTGATTCAGATTCCAGTAGTGATAGTGTGGACTCGATTATTGATTTAGACAGCCCTTCAGTGCAAAATGCTAGTCAGTTTCCACGAAGATCAACTAGGCAGAAGCAAAATGTCACATATAAGGAAAATATAAGtgacgatgacgatgatgaCGACGAAGATGATGAGggtaatgatgatgatgacgtcTTTATGAACCCTCCTGGTAATAAAAAGTCAAAGAAGAATTCAGATACAAATGGATTTGATGTAGGAATTAGAAGGACCAATCCTACTAATGGCAAAGTGGGTGAGAAACAGAAAGAAACTATCCCTGAGAAATCATCGAATGGGGTAGGGGAAGTGAACGAAGACACTGGCGCCGAATCAAAATCTGGCGAGACTACTGATCCGAATTCATTGTCCTACCCCGATCCAGAATTCTTTGACTTTGACAAGTATAGGGATCGGAGTTTATTTGAAGTGGACCAGATTTGGGCACTATATGATGATCTCGATGGCATGCCTAGATTTTATGCTCGAATTAGGCATATTTATGAAAATCAAGATTTCAAGCTGCGCTTCACTTGGTTAGAGCACGATCCCTTAAATGCAGCTGAAATGGCATGGTCTCGTGGGTTGCTGCCTGTTGCTTGTGGGAACTTCAGACTAGGGAAAACAGAAGTAAGTCAAGACCCTCTCATGTTCTCCCATATTATTTATTGGGAAAAAGGTAAAAAGAGGAACACATATGATATTTATCCAAAAAAGGGGGAAGTCTGGGCTGTTTACAAGGGCTGGGATATTGAGTGGAGCTCAGTCCCTGACAACCACAGGACATATGAGTATGAAATTGTCGAAGTCCTTTCAGATTTCATGGTGGGAAGCGGTATCAATGTGATTCCTCTAGTTAAGGTAAAAGGTTTCGTGAGTCTGTTCATGCAAGCAAAAGATAAAGCACCATACTATATTCTATCCAGTGAAATACTTAGGTTTTCACACAGAGTCCCTTCTCATAGGATGAGCGGAGCTGAACGTGATGGTGTCCCACAAGGTTCTTTTGAACTAGATCCTGCATCTCTTCCTATTAACATGGAAAATGTTTTTCCATCTGTTCCTCTTGAATGTGGTATGAGGAAAACTGGGAAAATGGACGGTGAATTAAATGGAATATCTCCTGAAGGTTCAACTGATGATGCAAGAGTTGGACCTGCTGCGGCTAATGAGACTGAGAGGGTGAGTAAGAAGGAATGTGATAATTCTCAATCAGCATCTACATCCCATTACCCGGATGGATATCGTATGCCCGAGTTCTGCAACTTTGACGAGGGGAAAATGATCAGCAGCTTCCAACCGGGGCAGATTTGGGCACTGTACAGTGAAATTGATAAGTTCCCTAAGTACTTTGGGTGCATACATAAAGTTAACTCACAAGATTGCTTAGTTGAATTAAAATGGCTTGAGATTTGTCCTCAGCGCGAGGAGGAAAAACGATGGAGCCGCGAGGGCCTGCCAATTGGGTGCGGAACATTTAAAGTAACCAATGAGTGTCAGACTTTTGTCAGTACAGATGCCTTTTCTCATTTAGTAAACGCTAGACTACATGGTAGGAAAAACCAATACGAAATCTTTCCTTCCGTCGGTGAGATTTGGGCCTTATACAAGAATTGGAGGCCCAGTTGGACCCTCTTCGACTTTGAAAACTGTGAGTTTGATGTGGTGGAGATTTGCGAGTGTACTGGAGCTGGAACAAAGGTCTCTTTACTGACCAGGGTGGATGGGTACAGAACTGTATTTATGCCTGACAAGAAGAGTAGAGTAGTGGAGGTACCTGAGGATGAGTATTTAAGATTCTCTCATCGAATTCGTGCATTCCAGCTGATGGATCAAAGAGGTGGCATGCTTCGAGGCTATTGGGAGCTTGATCCTGCATCTCTACCGGAGGCCATGTTCAAAAATCCTCGGTGA